The proteins below come from a single Falco rusticolus isolate bFalRus1 chromosome 18, bFalRus1.pri, whole genome shotgun sequence genomic window:
- the PHB gene encoding prohibitin → MAAKVFESLGKLGLGLAVAGGVVNSALYNVDAGHRAVIFDRFRGVQDTVVGEGTHFLIPWVQKPIIFDCRSRPRNIPVITGSKDLQNVNITLRILFRPVTAQLPRIFTSIGEDYDERVLPSITTEILKSVVARFDAGELITQRELVSRQVSEDLTERAATFGLILDDVSLTHLTFGKEFTEAVEMKQVAQQEAERARFIVEKAEQQKKAAVISAEGDSKAAELIANSLATAGDGLIELRKLEAAEDIAYQLSRSRNITYLPSGQSVLLQLPQ, encoded by the exons ATGGCTGCGAAGGTATTTGAAAGCCTTGGGAAGCTTGGCCTGGGCTTGGCTGTTGCAGGTGGAGTTGTCAATTCTGCTCTTTACAATG TTGATGCGGGCCACAGAGCTGTCATCTTTGACCGATTCCGTGGGGTCCAGGATACAGTGGTAGGAGAAGGTACCCACTTCCTCATCCCCTGGGTACAGAAACCCATCATTTTTGACTGCCGCTCTCGCCCCCGTAACATTCCCGTGATCACTGGCAGCAAAG ATCTACAGAATGTGAACATCACATTGCGTATCCTGTTTAGACCAGTGACTGCCCAGTTACCACGGATTTTCACCAGTATTGGAGAGGACTACGATGAGCGTGTCCTGCCCTCAATCACAACTGAAATCCTTAAATCTGTTGTG GCTCGCTTTGATGCTGGAGAATTGATCACTCAGAGAGAGCTGGTCTCAAGACAAGTGAGCGAAGACCTCACGGAGAGAGCAGCAACCTTCGGGCTCATTCTGGATGATGTGTCCTTG ACCCATCTGACCTTTGGCAAGGAGTTCACAGAGGCAGTGGAGATGAAGCAAGTGGCCcagcaagaagcagaaagagcCAGATTCATTGTGGAAAAG gctgagcagcagaagaaagcagctgtcATCTCTGCTGAGGGAGactcaaaagcagcagagctgattGCCAATTCACTGGCCACTGCAGGCGATGGTCTTATTGAGCTGCGCAAGCTTGAGGCAGCTGAAGACATCGCATACCAGCTCTCGCGGTCCCGCAACATCACCTATCTGCCCTCTGGACAGTCTGTGCTCCTCCAGTTGCCACAGTGa